One part of the Phragmites australis chromosome 3, lpPhrAust1.1, whole genome shotgun sequence genome encodes these proteins:
- the LOC133912634 gene encoding serine carboxypeptidase-like 51, whose product MDRTYCPIALLPLLLCLCLGSLRAGSAASITTGTPDGSELWGYVEVRPKAHLFWWYYKSPQRTSTPGKPWPTVLWLQGGPGASGVGLGNFQEIGPLDVNLKPRNSTWLQKADLIFVDNPVGVGYSYVEDDSLLVTTDWQQAADATTLLKALVKEVPTLQSSPLFLVAESYGGKYAATLGASIARAVRAGELKITLGGVALGDSFVSPVDFTLSYVPLLLSVSRLDDNAGDEANKKAETVKEQIAAGQWAASQKSWNDLLAFIATKSGNVDVYNFLLDSGMDPVSADTPAGSPSAVQATKYSTYLGSQDSGSNTIYGIMNGVIKRKLKIIPKDLQWEELSDAVYYALVNDFMKPRIDEIDELLSYGVNVTVYNGQLDVICSTPGAEAWVQKLKWGGLTSFLSLPRQPLYCGTSKGTKAFVRSYKNLHFYWILGAGHYVPADQPCIALSMIGSITQSPAS is encoded by the exons ATGGACAGGACCTACTGCCCGATTGCTCTGCTTCCCCTGctcctctgcctctgcctcggCTCGCTCCGTGCCGGTTCCGCCGCGTCGATCACCACCGGCACCCCCGACGGCTCGGAGCTGTGGGGGTACGTCGAAGTCCGGCCAA AGGCGCACCTGTTCTGGTGGTACTACAAGAGCCCGCAGAGGACGTCGACGCCGGGGAAGCCGTGGCCCACCGTCCTCTGGCTGCAGGGCGGCCCG ggcGCGTCTGGCGTCGGGCTCGGCAACTTCCAGGAGATCGGGCCGCTCGACGTCAACCTGAAGCCACGCAACTCGACGTGGCTCCAGAAGGCCGACCTCATCTTTGTG GACAACCCGGTCGGCGTCGGATATAGCTACGTCGAGGACGACAGCCTGCTCGTGACGACAGACTGGCAGCAGGCGGCGGACGCCACCACGCTCCTCAAGGCGCTCGTGAAGGAGGTGCCCACGCTGCAGAGCAGCCCGCTGTTCCTGGTCGCCGAGTCCTACGGTGGCAAGTACGCCGCCACGCTCGGCGCGTCCATCGCCAGAGCCGTCCGCGCCGGCGAGCTCAAGATCACGCTCGGGG GTGTCGCCCTCGGGGATAGCTTCGTCTCGCCGGTGGATTTCACG CTCTCGTACGTGCCGCTGCTCCTGAGCGTGTCGAGGCTGGACGACAACGCCGGTGACGAAGCAAACAA GAAGGCGGAGACGGTGAAGGAGCAGATCGCGGCGGGGCAGTGGGCCGCCTCGCAGAAGTCGTGGAACGATCTCCTGGCTTTCATCGCCACCAAGAGCGGCAACGTC GACGTGTACAATTTCTTGCTCGACAGCGGCATGGACCCGGTGTCGGCGGACACACCGGCGGGCTCACCGAGCGCCGTGCAGGCGACCAAGTACTCGACGTACCTTGGCAGCCAGGACTCTGGCTCCAACACTATCTACGGCATCATGAACGGGGTTATCAAGCGAAAGCTCAAGATAATCCCCAAGGACCTCCA GTGGGAGGAGCTTTCGGATGCCGTCTACTACGCTCTGGTCAACGATTTCATGAAGCCGAGAATCGATGAG ATTGATGAGCTGCTGTCTTATGGTGTGAATGTGACGGTGTACAATGGCCAG CTCGACGTGATCTGTTCGACGCCCGGCGCAGAAGCATGGGTTCAGAAGCTCAA ATGGGGTGGGCTGACGAGCTTCCTGAGCCTGCCAAGGCAGCCTCTGTACTGCGGCACCAGCAAAGGCACCAAGGCCTTCGTCAGATCCTACAAGAACCTGCACTTCTACTGGATTCTTGGAGCCGGGCACTAC GTGCCTGCCGACCAGCCTTGTATTGCGCTGAGCATGATCGGTAGCATAACCCAGTCTCCAGCAAGTTAG
- the LOC133910596 gene encoding uncharacterized protein LOC133910596, translating to MPKVQVTRSDMVVVRMVEVKVVADFAVGFKRAEAVDGKGQMVAMAVAGFTLGVFVTHRLLHVDKKSRTVGSRHQEPCARGGAVALVSYLPATRRRNLLLAAAPLPFPDLSVILSATAYELLVAASRATGAKTLTYIPQSASASSSSSSSLQTTTASSNAKGAPGLRPSVSPNDGRPTTAAELVRMQMGVTEQADARISRGLFRIAADDRRMWETIFQGRARRSM from the exons ATGCCCAAGGTGCAAGTTACCAGGTCGGATATGGTGGTAGTGAGGATGGTTGAGGTGAAGGTTGTGGCTGACTTCGCGGTTGGGTTCAAGAGGGCGGAGGCGGTCGACGGCAAAGGACAGATGGTTGCCATGGCTGTCGCCGGGTTCACTCTAGGCGTGTTCGTCACCCACAGGCTCTT ACACGTCGACAAAAAATCTCGGACCGTCGGATCAAGACATCAAGAACCATGTGCTAGAGGAGGCGCAGTAGCTCTGGTCAGCTACCTCCCCGCCACCCGGCGCCgcaacctcctcctcgccgccgctcccCTCCCTTTCCCCGACCTCAGCGTGATCCTCTCCGCCACCGCCTACGAGCTCCTCGTCGCTGCCTCCCGCGCCACCGGCGCCAAGACCCTCACCTACATCCCTCAGTCcgcgtcggcctcctcctcctcctcctcatccctcCAGACCACGACAGCGTCCAGCAATGCGAAGGGGGCGCCCGGGCTCAGGCCCTCAGTGTCCCCCAACGACGGGCGTCCGACGACAGCGGCGGAGCTGGTGCGGATGCAGATGGGGGTAACGGAGCAGGCTGACGCGAGGATCAGCCGAGGGCTCTTCCGCATCGCCGCTG ATGATAGAAGAATGTGGGAGACTATTTTCCAAGGACGAGCGAGGAGAAGCATGTGA